In Orenia metallireducens, the DNA window TTTAGAAGAGCTCGTAAGGAGATTACCTAAGAATAGAGAAGAGATGTTAAAGGTCAGAGGTTTTGGAGAGGTTACTTATAGAAGGTATGGTGAATCTTTTTTAAAAGTTATTCAAGAATTTTTACAGGTTGAACCAGAATTAGATAGGATAGAAACTCCTATTTGTTTAGATGGAACCTATGAGGAGACTTTTAACTTATATAAATGTGGACTACCCTTAGAAGATATTTCAAAAGAAAGAGGGTTAGCAGTGGGAACAATAGTAGACCATTTATCAAAGCTAATAGAGTCAGGAGTAGAGATTGATACGAGAAGATTTATCTCTGCTAGTGAGTTAGAAGAGATAAGAGCTGCCATTGCTAAAGTAGGATATCAAACTTTAAAAGAAATTAAAGAGTTAGTTAATGATGAGATTGACTATAATAAGATAAAATTAGTGGTTGCAGGCTATAAGAAGGAGTTTATGCCAAATTGACCATATAAAAAGCCAGTTACTCTATATAGAGTAACTGGCTTTTTATATGGTCAATTTGAGATGTTTTTGTAATATCTAAAGTTAATCTAGATAGACTTCGTTAACAATTACCATTATTTAAGCTCATATTTCTCTTTTGTGTCGAGTATATATATACTAATCAAATATGAAATATGGGTGATTGCTATGTTTCTTATAAAAGATAGGATTGTCCTAAGTATGTCGATGATTAGATTTATTTCAGGAATGATTGAGTTTACAGCAGCACTGTTGATGTTTAAATTTAATTCAAGGGAGACTGCATTTCAAATTAATTCATTTTTGGCATTAGTGGGTCCTACAGTAATGATTTTAGTCACTAGTTTAGGGCTAATAGGTTTAGCAGGTAAATTTTCTTTATTGCAGATGGGAGTTATCATTGTAGGAGTAACATTAATATTTATAGGTATGAAATTATAGATATTCTAGCTTAGGATAGTTAATCATTTAACTATCAAAATAATCTGTAAAGGTGTGATAGAATGAATAGAGATTTTAATAATGGGTGGAATCTAGATATGGAATTTCCCCTAGTTGGAAGGGAAGAGAAGCCAAGAAGAAATGGTTTGACTATGGTATTAGATAAGGGCTTAGGGCTATATGAGACCGAAGATTTATTAGAG includes these proteins:
- a CDS encoding YqhV family protein, which encodes MFLIKDRIVLSMSMIRFISGMIEFTAALLMFKFNSRETAFQINSFLALVGPTVMILVTSLGLIGLAGKFSLLQMGVIIVGVTLIFIGMKL